In Papaver somniferum cultivar HN1 chromosome 1, ASM357369v1, whole genome shotgun sequence, a genomic segment contains:
- the LOC113290939 gene encoding DNA-directed RNA polymerase I subunit RPA12-like translates to MAYCRARDFLFCDLCGTLLSLESYKYTKCQLCNSKRKLKEIAGKETSYTVTAEDIRRELRIEPFVKVDGISTDEGQVQRSTVNQACPKCANPQLEYHTKQLRSADEGQTVFYECRKCGHKYNENS, encoded by the exons ATGGCGTATTGTAGAGCTCGTGATTTCTTGTTCTGCGACTTATGTGGTACTTTGTTATCTTTGGAGTCGTATAAGTACACAAAGTGCCAATTATGCAACTCAAAGAGAAAACTTAAAG AGATTGCTGGAAAAGAAACAAGCTATACTGTGACGGCTGAG GATATTAGAAGAGAGCTGCGAATTGAACCATTTGTAAAAGTAGATGGAATCTCAACTGATGAGGGGCAAGTACAAAGATCTACA GTGAATCAAGCTTGTCCGAAGTGTGCTAACCCACAGCTTGAATATCACACGAAGCAG TTGCGGTCTGCTGATGAAGGGCAGACAGTATTCTACGAGTGCCGTAAATGTGGACACAAGTATAATGAAAATTCTTGA
- the LOC113290933 gene encoding 3-dehydroquinate synthase, chloroplastic-like: protein MASSTTASPSLNLAIKNSCVRENSDLFLRGRNLSLKSSFIRSSSLRLNRIGSLRIQSKSRIISANSAQVMEQSSIRAPTIVDVDLGNRSYPIYIGSGLLEQPDLLQRHVHGKRVLVVTNTTVAPLYLDKVVSALTHGNPSISVESVILPDGEKYKNMDTLMKVFDKAIGSRFDRRSTFVALGGGVIGDMCGYAAASFLRGVNFIQIPTTVMAQVDSSVGGKTGINHTLGKNLIGAFYQPQCVLVDTDTLHTLPERELASGFAEVIKYGLIRDAEFFEWQEKHMDSLLARDPSALAYAIKRSCENKAEVVSLDEKEGGVRATLNLGHTFGHAIETGFGYGQWLHGEAVAAGTVMAVDMSYRLGWIDESIVKRTYDILQKAKLPITPPDVMTVEMFISFMAVDKKVADGLLRLILLKGPIGNCVFTGDYDRKALDETLRAFCKS, encoded by the exons ATGGCTTCTTCTACTACTGCTTCACCTTCTCTTAATTTGGCTATCAAGAATTCGTGTGTACGAGAAAATTCTGATCTATTTCTTAGAGGGAGGAATTTATCACTGAAATCTTCATTTATACGTTCAAGTTCATTACGATTGAATAGAATTGGATCTTTAAGAATTCAATCGAAGAGTAGAATAATATCTGCAAATTCAGCTCAAGTAATGGAACAATCTTCAATTAGGGCACCaactattgttgatgttgatttgGGTAATAGAAGTTATCCGATCTATATTGGTTCTGGACTTCTTGAACAACCTGATCTTCTTCAAAG GCACGTACATGGGAAGAGAGTACTCGTGGTAACTAATACAACAGTTGCGCCATTATACCTAGATAAAGTTGTCAGCGCATTAACTCATGGAAATCCGAGTATTTCGGTTGAGAGTGTGATTTTGCCAGATGGAGAGAAATATAAAAATATG GACACTCTGATGAAAGTTTTTGACAAGGCCATAGGATCTCGATTTGATCGCCGTTCCACATTTGTCGCTCTTGGAGGTGGTGTTATTGGTGATATGTGTGGTTACGCTGCAGCTTCTTTCCTTCGTGGTGTAAACTTCATTCAAATTCCAACTACTGTCATGGCACAG GTGGATTCCTCTGTTGGGGGGAAAACTGGAATCAACCACACACTGGGGAAAAACTTGATTGGTGCTTTTTACCAGCCCCAGTGTGTACTTGTAGATACAGACACATTACATACACTGCCTGAGAGGGAATTAGCTTCTGGTTTTGCTGAAGTTATAAAATATGGACTCattagggatgctgagttcttcgAGTGGCAAGAAAAACATATGGACTCTCTGTTGGCGAG GGATCCCAGTGCACTAGCATATGCAATCAAGCGTTCATGCGAAAACAAGGCAGAGGTTGTATCCTTGGACGAGAAGGAAGGTGGAGTGAGAGCGACACTGAACTTGGGGCATACCTTTGGACAT GCAATTGAAACAGGATTCGGCTATGGTCAATGGCTCCATGGAGAAGCTGTAGCAGCTGGAACA GTCATGGCAGTAGATATGTCTTACCGTCTAGGTTGGATTGATGAATCAATAGTGAAGCGGACATatgatattttacaaaaggcCAAACTGCCAATTACCCCACCAGATGTGATGACTGTAGAGATGTTCATATCTTTCATGGCT GTTGATAAGAAGGTGGCTGATGGACTACTGAGGCTTATCCTTCTCAAAGGTCCTATCGGCAATTGTGTTTTTACAGGTGATTACGATAGAAAAGCCCTAGACGAGACCCTTCGTGCATTCTGTAAGTCTTAA